A region of Lichenibacterium dinghuense DNA encodes the following proteins:
- a CDS encoding branched-chain amino acid ABC transporter permease: protein MHTFLGISTPVLFGQLTLGLINGAFYALLSLGLAVIFGLLNIVNFSHGALYMMGAFVGYLLLQVLGLNYWWALVLSPLIVGAFGVVLERTMISRLYRLDPIYGLLLTFGLALIIQGLFRNYYGVSGQPYAAPDLLKGATNLGFMVLPIYRGWVIVASLVVCLATWFTIEKTSLGATLRAATENPVMVSAFGINVPRLVTLTYGFGVALAALAGVLAAPIYSVNPNMGADIIIVVFAVVVIGGMGSILGSVITGFALGLCEGLTKVVYPQGSSTVIFVIMIAVLLVKPNGLFGRAA from the coding sequence ATGCACACGTTTCTCGGCATCTCGACCCCGGTGCTGTTCGGCCAGCTCACGCTGGGGCTCATCAACGGCGCCTTCTACGCGCTGCTGAGCCTCGGCCTCGCCGTCATCTTCGGCCTGCTCAACATCGTCAACTTCTCCCACGGCGCCCTCTACATGATGGGCGCCTTCGTGGGCTACCTGCTGCTGCAAGTGCTCGGGCTGAACTACTGGTGGGCGCTGGTTCTCTCGCCGCTCATCGTCGGCGCCTTCGGAGTGGTGCTGGAGCGCACCATGATCTCGCGGCTGTACCGGCTCGACCCGATCTACGGCCTCCTGCTCACCTTCGGCCTCGCGCTGATCATCCAGGGCCTGTTCCGCAACTATTACGGCGTGTCGGGCCAGCCCTACGCGGCGCCCGACCTGCTGAAGGGCGCCACCAACCTCGGCTTCATGGTGCTGCCGATCTACCGCGGCTGGGTGATCGTGGCCTCGCTGGTGGTGTGCCTCGCGACCTGGTTCACCATCGAGAAGACCAGCCTCGGCGCGACCCTCCGCGCCGCCACCGAGAACCCCGTCATGGTGTCGGCCTTCGGCATCAACGTGCCGCGCCTCGTCACACTCACCTACGGCTTCGGGGTGGCCCTGGCGGCGCTGGCCGGCGTGCTGGCGGCGCCGATCTATTCCGTGAACCCCAACATGGGGGCCGACATCATCATCGTGGTCTTCGCCGTCGTGGTGATCGGCGGCATGGGGTCGATCCTCGGCTCGGTCATCACCGGCTTCGCGCTGGGCCTCTGCGAGGGCTTGACAAAGGTGGTGTATCCCCAGGGCTCCTCGACCGTGATCTTCGTCATCATGATCGCGGTGCTGCTCGTGAAGCCCAACGGGCTGTTCGGGAGGGCGGCATGA